The Chryseobacterium oranimense genome contains the following window.
GAATTTTTCTGCGTAATCTTTCTGGGAAGCTTTGATCACTTTTTTAGCATGCTCAGCTCCATACACCTCATGAATTCTACATTTTGCAGGTTCATCCGGTAAATTTTTATAAGTCAGGAAGTAGTGCATTAATCTTTTCACTTCTGCTTCAGGAAGTTCTGCAATATCTCTGAAGTGTCCGAATGCGTGGTCACCGATCATAACGGCAACGATTTTATCATCTGCTTCACCTCCGTCAATCATTTTGAATCCACCGATTGGAATAGCTTCCATTAATAATCCTCCTGAATGAATATTGTGAGAGCTTAGCACACAGATATCAAGCGGGTCATGATCACCTTCCGTTACATCATCAGCTCCGGCTTCTATAGCCAGTTTCATTACTTCATTGTGACAATATGTTCTTGGAACAAATCCGTATAGAGCGGGAATAATATTAGAAAATTTCTGAGGCCTGTCTACCTTTAAAAATCCTGTTTCTTTATCTACTTCATATTTAATAGTATCTGAAGGAACGATTTCCACGAATACGTTTACAACATTTGGCGCATCTTCTCCTGCAGAAACCCCGTGCCATGGATGTGCTTTAAAATTTGGAATCATTATTTATCTGTTATTTTTAAGTTATAATTAAAATTTCTCTTCTAAGGTCTTCTATGGTAGCAGCAATATAATCGTCTCCTTCCATATAGTTCATGATGAAAATGGTTTTGAACTCTTCAAGATCTGCATTTCCTTTCAGTCCATCATAGGTTTTGTGAAGTAAATCGATCAAAGCATTCTTTGAATCCACAATATTGGTCCATGATGTTTTTGTGATGTACAGCTGCTGGGAAGAATTGTATTCAAACTCATCATTGATGGTTTTTTCCGTAAGAAAAATAAATTCGTGTACGGCTAAACCTTTATCAAATTTCTGGATGATGTTGGATGGCTTTATTCTTTCTAAAAAAAGAGTCATTCTTTCATAGGAATGGGCTTTATTTTCCGAATTTGATTTTACAGAAAGTAGCTTGATCTCCTGATTTTTAAGAGTGATGTAAGAGTGTACAAATTGCCTCAGCAAAACCAAAAAAGGAATTGCGATAATCAATGCAAAAGCATACGGTAAATATCCTGAAAAACTAGCCATAATTTTAGACCGCAAAATTACTAATTATTTTCCGGCTTCTAAAGAGTTTTTAAATATATCAGTTTTAGAATTCTG
Protein-coding sequences here:
- a CDS encoding inorganic pyrophosphatase, with translation MIPNFKAHPWHGVSAGEDAPNVVNVFVEIVPSDTIKYEVDKETGFLKVDRPQKFSNIIPALYGFVPRTYCHNEVMKLAIEAGADDVTEGDHDPLDICVLSSHNIHSGGLLMEAIPIGGFKMIDGGEADDKIVAVMIGDHAFGHFRDIAELPEAEVKRLMHYFLTYKNLPDEPAKCRIHEVYGAEHAKKVIKASQKDYAEKFGG